From one Notolabrus celidotus isolate fNotCel1 chromosome 2, fNotCel1.pri, whole genome shotgun sequence genomic stretch:
- the tubgcp5 gene encoding gamma-tubulin complex component 5: protein MANMAHWTAFDKETEKETKRLIRYFTGVEDEEDQNFQLALKFAWSNFKFHRYLDVDSHKVRRSLSGIYEKLMVHSDLSKAESWMRLTDDFLNSTLPNTDGTKTDAHYSLLSLLLFLSESPSNTSFTERPRVKESEEEDNFDWGSYLMDGEDIDTGPYPDTPEWSEEESEDDDSQQPISRDDSGIQLDRTPQEDPDNNNKTVPVTWTVGEPDARAWLEQHVVTPYWVAHAPRFPHSLHLHSNLLNVWDQHLYNTDPLYLPEEKAFVTESQVIRETLWLLSGVKKHFIFQQHDGKVSVRNNVVVTHLTSNCLRSVLEHIAVYGQAVFRLQRFIDEVTGYSSEPGPPGSGSSHGSKKGSEPPFRTYQAFVWALNKYFTGFKEELTTIERELICKDETVTLSAVLERLNPHLAQIKVLHKVFCTGVAEVPPETPNVVRASHLLNILYKAIIEYDSVGEASEQAVALLFSLWTETVRPYLEIVDEWIVHGHLFDPAKEFIIQRNKDVPVNHRDFWYATYTLYSISETTENEEKLNDAASGSSGGEQGAHNRQLTMVSFLKPVLKQIIMAGKSMQLLKNLDCKEDEQSDRSSRDAERKSLYTLFLESVQSRLSSQEESPTDTVTEQQATKRSLIKMQSIVAQHLEIEDVHDPLLAINFARLYLEQTDFHERFTGGDFIVDRSSQSVTCQTFELTLRSCLYPHIERRYIECCGNLMKTLKKDYKLLEYLQAMRNYFLLEAGDTMYDFYTAIFDKVQEKESWQQPSFLNVQLQEAVGQRYPEDSSRLSVFLENIDPARKKHPVNNLEVLTLSYKVPWPVDIVISSECQKIYNQVFLLLLQIKWAKYSLDTLRFSDLTAVTKKLEGAVSEEVKVKDPINQQIHRMCLLRVKLMHFVNSLHNYITTRILHSTGLEFQHQVQEAKDLDQLIKIHYRYLATIHDRCLLREKVSFVKEAIMKVLNLVLIFSDRWQAGFGAWKIESIDKMESDFKNCHMFLVTILNKAVCRGSFPHLESLALSLMAGFEQC, encoded by the exons ATGGCCAACATGGCTCACTGGACTGCCTTCGACaaggagacagagaaggaaacCAAGAGGCTGATCAGATATTTCACTGgggtggaggatgaggaggatcaGAACTTTCAACTGGCACTTAAATTTGCCTGGTCCAATTTCAA GTTTCATCGGTACCTGGATGTGGACAGTCACAAAGTCAGACGAAGTTTAAGTGG AATCTACGAAAAGCTCATGGTGCATTCAGACTTGAGCAAAGCAGAAAGCTGGATGAGGCTGACTGACGACTTCCTGAACTCAACTTTACCTAATACAGATGGAACAAAG ACCGATGCACACTACAGCTTACTGTCACTGCTGCTCTTCTTGTCGGAGTCCCCCTCAAACACAAGTTTCACTGAGAGACCCCGGGTGAAAGAGTCAG aagaagaggacaACTTTGACTGGGGTAGTTATCTGATGGACGGTGAGGACATAGACACAGGACCGTACCCAGATACCCCT GAATGGTCTGAAGAGGAGAGCGAGGACGATGACAGCCAGCAACCCATCAGCAGAGACGACTCTGGGATCCAGCTGGACAGAACTCCGCAGGAGGAccctgacaacaacaacaagacggTTCCAGTTACATGGACAG TGGGAGAGCCTGACGCCCGGGCCTGGCTTGAACAACATGTGGTGACGCCGTACTGGGTGGCTCATGCGCCCCGATTTCCTCACAGCTTACATTTGCACTCCAACCTGCTCAATGTGTG GGATCAGCACCTGTACAACACTGACCCTTTGTATCTACCTGAAGAAAAAGCCTTTGTCACAGAGTCCCAAGTCATACGGGAGACATTGTG GCTTCTCTCTGGGGTgaagaaacatttcattttccaACAGCATGATGGAAAAGTGTCAGTGAGGAACAACGTGGTGGTCACTCACCTGACCAGT AACTGTCTGCGCTCCGTCCTGGAGCACATCGCTGTGTACGGGCAGGCGGTGTTCAGGCTGCAGAGGTTCATAGACGAGGTGACGGGGTACAGCTCAGAGCCCGGCCCACCAGGCTCCGGGTCTTCTCATGGCTCCAAGAAGGGTTCAGAGCCACCCTTCAGGACCTACCAGGCCTTTGTGTGGGCGCTCAACAAGTACTTTACCGGCTTTAAAGAGGAGCTGACCACGATCGAGAGGGAGCTCATATGCAAAG ATGAAACGGTGACCCTCTCTGCAGTCCTGGAGCGACTCAACCCTCACCTGGCTCAGATCAAAGTTCTGCACAAAGTCTTCTGCACCGGGGTCGCTGAAGTCCCGCCTGAGACACCAAACGTAGTGCGGGCCTCTCACCTGCTCAACATTCTGTACAAAGCCATCATTGAGTACGACAGTGTCGGGGAAGCATCAGAGCAAGCT GTGGCTCTGTTGTTCTCTCTGTGGACGGAGACAGTCAGACCCTATCTGGAGATTGTGGATGAATGGATTGTTCATGGCCACCTCTTTGACCCTGCCAAAGAATTCATCATCCAGAG GAACAAGGACGTCCCAGTGAACCACAGGGACTTCTGGTACGCCACCTACACCCTGTACAGTATTTCTGAGACGACGGAGAACGAGGAGAAGCTGAACGACGCAGCCAGCGGGAGCTCTGGAGGAGAGCAGGGCGCACACAACCGGCAACTCACCATGGTGTCCTTCCTCAAACCTGTGCTCAAGCAGATCATCATGGCTGGGAAGTCCATGCAGCTGCTGAAAAATCTGGACTGCAAAGAGGATGAACAGTCAGACAGATCCTCTAGAG ACGCAGAGAGGAAGAGTCTTTACACACTGTTTCTGGAGTCGGTGCAGTCACGTCTCAGCAGCCAGGAGGAGTCACCCACAGACACAGTAACAGAGCAGCAGGCCACTAAAAGGAGCCTCATAAAGATGCAGTCCATCGTCGCTCAGCACCTGGAGATCGAGGACGTCCATGATCCTTTGTTGGCGATCAACTTCGCCAG GCTGTATTTGGAGCAGACTGATTTCCACGAGCGTTTCACTGGAGGTGATTTCATCGTGGACCGATCCTCTCAGTCCGTCACCTGCCAAACGTTTGAGCTCACCCTGCGCTCCTGCCTCTACCCGCACATCGAGAGGAGGTACATCGAGTGCTGCGGGAACCTCATGAAGACTCTAAAGAAGGACTACAA GCTGCTTGAATACCTCCAAGCCATGAGGAACTACTTCCTGCTGGAAGCTGGAGACACCATGTATGATTTCTACACGGCTATCTTTGACAAAgtgcaggagaaggagagctggcAGCAGCCGTCTTTCCTCAATGTGCAGCTGCAGGAGGCCGTTGGACAACGCTACCCCGAAGACAGCAGCAG gTTGTCAGTCTTCCTGGAGAACATCGATCCTGCCAGGAAAAAACATCCTGTAAATAATCTTGAGGTTCTGACTTTGAGTTACAAG GTTCCCTGGCCTGTCGACATTGTGATCAGCTCCGAGTGTCAGAAGATCTACAATCAAgtgtttctcctcctgctgcagatcaAATGGGCCAAATACAGTTTGGACACACTTCGCTTCAGCG ATTTAACAGCCGTCACCAAGAAGCTGGAAGGAGCCGTGTCTGAGGAAGTAAAAGTCAAAGATCCAATCAATCAGCAGATCCATCGAATGTGTCTGCTGAGGGTCAAACTGATGCACTTCGTCAACAGCCTTCACAACTACATCACTACCAGG ATTCTGCACAGTACAGGACTAGAGTTCCAGCACCAGGTACAGGAAGCTAAAGACCTGGACCAGCTGATTAAGATCCATTACAGATACCTGGCAACCATTCACGACCGATGTCTGCTGAGGGAGAAG GTCAGTTTTGTGAAGGAAGCGATAATGAAGGTTCTCAATCTCGTCCTCATCTTCTCTGACCGATGGCAGGCTGGATTTGGAGCCTGGAA GATCGAGTCGATTGACAAGATGGAATCAGATTTCAAAAACTGTCACATGTTCCTGGTGACGATTCTAAATAAGGCAGTGTGTCGAGGCTCCTTCCCTCACT TGGAGTCTCTGGCCCTCTCTCTCATGGCGGGCTTCGAGCAGTGCTGA